The following coding sequences lie in one Chanos chanos chromosome 4, fChaCha1.1, whole genome shotgun sequence genomic window:
- the dusp10 gene encoding dual specificity protein phosphatase 10, which translates to MPPSPLDDRIVVALPRPIRPQELRLRLDTSYLEATVGAVAKTTVISSTTVVKIQATNLTYMPSSSGSTRSLTCGCSSASCCTVTTYEKEGQTQTQTQVSASSPNLNSGVSYGGLSGASLPMVGQSEAFSAPSLTSGQARLGFRVIHPSELAKKLTCCPMGHPVGPVPVVIDCRPFMEYNKSHIRGAVHINCSDKISRRRLQQGKITVLDLISCRQGKDSFKGIFSKDIVVYDENTVDPGRLTPSQPLHVVLESLHREGKDPIVLKGGLSGFRQNYENLCDHSLHLQEDQDGGGAVGLSGTLPLSLPSTPDIENAELTPILPFLYLGNERDAQDLEQMQRLNIGYILNVTTHLPLYHYDRGLFNYKRLPATDSNKQNLRQYFEEAFEFIEEAHQAGMGLLVHCQAGVSRSATIVIAYLMKHTWMTMTDAYKFVKTRRPIISPNLNFMGQLLEFEEDLNSGVTPRILTPKLIGVETIV; encoded by the exons ATGCCTCCATCTCCCCTTGACGACAGAATTGTGGTGGCGTTGCCAAGGCCTATCCGACCTCAGGAACTCCGACTCCGCCTGGACACCAGCTACCTGGAAGCCACCGTGGGAGCTGTCGCCAAGACAACGGTGATCAGCAGCACCACCGTGGTGAAGATACAGGCGACAAACCTCACGTATATGCCCTCATCCAGCGGCTCCACGCGCTCCCTGACGTGTGGATGCAGTAGTGCCAGCTGTTGCACAGTGACTACTTATGAGAAAGAAGgccagacgcagacgcagacccAGGTCAGCGCGAGCAGCCCCAACTTGAACTCTGGAGTCAGTTATGGTGGTCTCAGTGGTGCCTCCTTGCCCATGGTGGGACAAAGTGAGGCCTTTAGTGCACCCAGCCTCACCTCTGGCCAGGCCAGGCTCGGTTTCCGTGTCATCCACCCCAGTGAGCTGGCCAAGAAGCTTACGTGCTGCCCTATGGGTCATCCGGTAGGGCCAGTGCCAGTGGTCATTGACTGCCGGCCCTTCATGGAGTATAACAAGAGCCACATCCGGGGCGCCGTGCATATCAACTGTTCGGATAAGATCAGCCGTAGGCGACTCCAACAGGGCAAAATCACTGTGCTGGACCTTATCTCCTGCCGTCAGGGCAAAGACTCCTTCAAGGGGATTTTTTCCAAAGATATAGTGGTGTATGACGAGAACACAGTTGACCCCGGCCGACTGACACCGTCACAACCACTGCACGTTGTCCTGGAGTCCCTGCATAGGGAAGGAAAAGACCCCATAGTGCTAAAAG GAGGCCTCAGCGGGTTCAGACAAAACTATGAGAACCTCTGTGACCATTCCCTCCACTTGCAGGAAGACCAGGATGGTGGGGGTGCTGTGGGGCTGTCGGGGACGCTACCTCTCTCCCTGCCCTCTACCCCTGATATCGAAAATGCTGAGCTGACACCCATTCTGCCCTTTTTATACTTGGGCAATGAACGTGATGCACAGGACCTCGAGcaaatgcagaggttgaatATTGGGTACATCCTCAATGTTACCACCCACCTTCCGCTATACCACTATGACCGGGGTCTCTTCAACTACAAGCGATTGCCTGCCACTGatagcaacaaacaaaaccttcGCCAGTATTTTGAAGAGGCATTTGAATTCATCG AGGAAGCTCACCAGGCAGGCATGGGCCTCCTTGTCCACTGTCAGGCTGGCGTGTCCCGCTCAGCCACCATTGTCATAGCATACCTGATGAAACACACGTGGATGACCATGACAGATGCTTATAAATTTGTCAAAACCCGGCGGCCCATCATTTCACCCAACCTCAATTTCATGGGCCAGTTGCTAGAGTTTGAGGAAGACCTAAACAGTGGCGTGACGCCCCGCATCCTCACACCAAAGCTCATAGGGGTTGAGACCATTGTTTAG